The Streptomyces sp. NBC_00224 genome has a window encoding:
- a CDS encoding TauD/TfdA dioxygenase family protein: MSDIEFRKVTAHIGAQVSGVDIARPLDAETVTALRTALSEHKALVFDDVDLNDEGQQAFARHFGELTTAHPTVPAVADAPNVLPVDSERGRANHWHTDVTFVLNPPRASTLRSITVPPYGGETLIANAAAAYRSLPEPLRALADTLWAEHTNDYDYAVPDEEVDEEKAEQRAQFTSVTYRTAHPVVRVHPLTGERGLFIGGFAQRIVGLSVAESRKILELLQAYVTRPENILRWRWSPNQLVLFDNRITQHYAIDNYDGLPRRLHRVTVAGDVPVGIEGKESYSIAGDASHYTSVYTPPTA; the protein is encoded by the coding sequence ATGTCCGACATCGAGTTCCGCAAGGTCACCGCGCACATCGGCGCCCAGGTGTCCGGCGTCGACATCGCCAGGCCTCTGGACGCCGAGACCGTCACCGCCCTGCGTACGGCCCTCAGCGAGCACAAGGCCCTGGTCTTCGACGACGTCGACCTCAACGACGAGGGCCAGCAGGCCTTCGCCCGCCACTTCGGGGAGCTGACCACCGCACACCCCACCGTGCCCGCCGTGGCCGACGCCCCCAACGTGCTCCCCGTCGACAGCGAGCGCGGCCGCGCCAACCACTGGCACACCGACGTCACCTTCGTCCTCAACCCGCCGCGGGCCAGCACCCTGCGCAGCATCACCGTCCCGCCCTACGGAGGCGAGACACTGATCGCCAACGCGGCGGCCGCGTACCGCAGCCTGCCCGAACCGCTGCGGGCGCTCGCCGACACCCTGTGGGCCGAGCACACCAACGACTACGACTACGCGGTGCCGGACGAGGAGGTCGACGAGGAGAAGGCCGAGCAGCGCGCCCAGTTCACGTCCGTCACCTACCGAACCGCCCATCCGGTCGTACGGGTCCACCCGCTGACCGGCGAACGCGGGCTGTTCATCGGCGGATTCGCCCAGCGGATCGTCGGCCTGTCAGTGGCGGAGTCCCGCAAGATCCTCGAACTGCTCCAGGCCTACGTCACCCGGCCGGAGAACATCCTGCGCTGGCGCTGGTCCCCGAACCAGCTCGTCCTGTTCGACAACCGGATCACCCAGCACTACGCCATCGACAACTACGACGGCCTGCCGCGCCGCCTGCACCGCGTGACCGTCGCCGGTGACGTGCCGGTCGGCATCGAGGGCAAGGAGAGCTACTCGATCGCGGGCGACGCTTCGCACTACACGTCCGTCTACACACCGCCGACCGCATGA